One window of the Lactococcus lactis genome contains the following:
- a CDS encoding VapE domain-containing protein translates to MTNVDDDFQTMINSYEEEKAKAESKKSEQKSPQSDKIVKVKFEAENFAVNQYGKPKVNSLKNIRIAIENDNILKNQFVFNSFTQEIEIRTPFKLRGVEIENDGLKEVYITAILEHFEEKYDVLFDSRLLVNVINKIAYENKYNPVQDFMEDCYKNWDKVKRARSLFPDYLGAKESDLTERMTKLFFVGAVSKVYHPYDKFDFVLDLVGGQGSGKTTFLTKMGQGWYTDSMKNFDDKDQLVMMLRALIVNDDEMAISNKIPFADLKKFITQTVLSFRAPYGTKVENYAKNFVIARTTNHEEYQKDRTGARRFLPIHCSKELQKYHPVSDLDDATVRQVWGEMVHYYKEGFSFKLSEEEEKQLNLERSDYEYFDEQEELLEQYLEIPIPTDFYKVQGNNTRMHERRAYIGFILQSGETPKHEFRGEIKPREFVTATYFYWEAMGIETGKGSSKVVAKFKNSMNNKNGWQKAKRMGTRGYKRK, encoded by the coding sequence TGTAGATGATGATTTTCAAACGATGATTAACAGCTACGAGGAAGAAAAAGCAAAAGCAGAGAGTAAGAAGTCAGAACAAAAATCACCTCAGAGCGATAAAATCGTTAAAGTTAAATTTGAAGCTGAAAATTTCGCCGTCAATCAGTATGGTAAACCCAAAGTAAATTCTTTAAAAAACATACGAATCGCCATAGAAAATGACAATATTTTAAAAAATCAATTTGTTTTTAATTCTTTTACACAAGAAATAGAAATCAGAACCCCTTTCAAGTTGAGAGGAGTAGAGATTGAGAATGATGGCTTAAAAGAGGTTTATATTACGGCTATTCTTGAACATTTTGAAGAAAAGTATGATGTTTTATTTGATAGTCGGCTTTTAGTCAATGTGATTAATAAAATTGCTTACGAAAATAAATACAATCCTGTTCAAGATTTCATGGAAGACTGTTACAAAAATTGGGATAAGGTCAAACGTGCAAGAAGTCTGTTTCCTGATTATTTGGGGGCGAAAGAAAGTGATTTAACCGAACGAATGACCAAACTGTTTTTTGTTGGGGCTGTCAGTAAGGTTTATCATCCTTATGATAAGTTTGACTTTGTTTTGGATTTGGTAGGAGGACAAGGCTCTGGGAAGACGACCTTTCTTACTAAAATGGGGCAAGGGTGGTACACAGATTCAATGAAAAACTTTGATGATAAAGACCAATTAGTTATGATGTTACGTGCTTTGATTGTGAATGATGATGAAATGGCAATCAGTAACAAAATACCCTTTGCGGATTTAAAGAAGTTTATCACTCAAACCGTGCTTTCTTTCAGGGCGCCCTATGGCACAAAGGTAGAAAATTATGCCAAAAACTTTGTCATTGCTCGAACAACTAACCATGAAGAATATCAAAAAGATAGAACAGGGGCAAGGCGATTTCTTCCCATTCATTGTTCAAAAGAGTTACAAAAATATCATCCTGTTTCTGATTTAGATGATGCCACCGTCCGCCAAGTTTGGGGTGAGATGGTTCACTACTACAAGGAAGGGTTCAGCTTTAAACTCTCAGAGGAAGAAGAAAAGCAACTCAATTTGGAACGGTCAGATTATGAATATTTTGATGAACAAGAAGAATTACTTGAACAGTACCTTGAAATTCCAATTCCTACAGATTTTTATAAAGTGCAAGGGAATAATACAAGAATGCATGAGCGGAGAGCCTATATTGGTTTTATTCTTCAATCCGGAGAGACTCCTAAACATGAGTTTAGAGGAGAAATCAAACCAAGAGAGTTTGTGACGGCTACATATTTCTATTGGGAAGCGATGGGGATTGAGACAGGGAAAGGAAGTTCAAAAGTAGTAGCCAAATTCAAAAATTCAATGAATAATAAAAATGGTTGGCAAAAAGCAAAAAGAATGGGAACAAGAGGCTATAAAAGAAAATAG